A section of the Ignavibacteriales bacterium genome encodes:
- a CDS encoding SpoIIE family protein phosphatase — protein sequence MRFLNNLRENTLRLIFTLIALYCLTIGLTGFIYNNFINTLTLDDCKRREKIDNVKPERGLYITDIVPGGAADRSGIQEKDILLAINGKEVNSEAEALNLLNQLDVTKDVVYTVYRNNEILKYKIEVYKYFNIPSIIFSLLGLCFIVVGFLVGYSKPKEITSQIFFFLGCCAAMGFSFLPNLTLFFSGQWFLLINNQIGLIFFSPLLTHFFLTYPIKFDSKYRKKIIAFIYLFVILLTILTVAFTTADFMLFVTMLNATLIVYFFFGLVFFLLSYRKLTILKEDQLKKPIKVILRGILLGTAGFLYLYLVPKIFPVNWLINNNTLIIIPAALVLAIPVSFGYSIFRYKILDTEFIVKRSIVFGIITGFVVILYLVLVFIIENLLSKYLTENKQLITISLIVIVTFTFDFVNKRVRNFVEKQFYRERYNYRKSLLQFSEELPYLNDIDEIINKVGSAVKDTIRVKNLNIWIKDQDKMQTNGHGNIYDMSFSYLYKNDFDPKFLNDINLVNEKVPTEYIDLFKENKIVLSVPIVLKGKLKGSLNFGEKMSDKSYSDEDIDLLQSLASQCAVALENSRLQHEEIYKQEIEEELEIAYKIQSDLLPAGDTTFNGLDISASSRPAKSIGGDFYDLIKLSDTKLLVVVADVSGKGIPAALYMSKVQAMIQFAAGLNESPRKILLEVNKQIIDTLDKKNFITTIMALFDLENKKVTISRAGHNPLLIYKNGSINPLDLHGIGLGVGTQALFEHTLEEKTLPIEKDNIFVFYSDGLSEAMDKQRELYGINRIAGIIESHTESTSENLKNTILNSIDSFKGDSEQFDDETIVVVKIK from the coding sequence GTGAGATTCCTTAACAATCTGAGAGAAAATACCTTAAGACTTATCTTTACCCTGATCGCGCTCTATTGTCTTACAATAGGGCTAACGGGATTTATTTATAATAATTTTATAAACACTCTCACACTGGATGACTGTAAACGGAGAGAGAAAATTGATAACGTTAAGCCCGAAAGAGGATTGTATATTACAGATATTGTCCCCGGCGGCGCGGCTGACCGCTCAGGAATTCAGGAAAAAGATATCCTTCTCGCTATTAACGGTAAAGAAGTTAATTCTGAAGCAGAAGCGCTAAATCTGCTGAACCAACTGGATGTCACCAAAGACGTAGTCTATACAGTTTATAGAAATAATGAGATACTAAAATATAAAATTGAGGTCTATAAGTATTTTAATATACCTAGTATAATCTTTTCTCTCTTGGGGTTGTGCTTCATTGTCGTGGGATTCCTTGTTGGATACTCAAAACCTAAAGAGATCACATCACAGATCTTTTTCTTCTTGGGATGTTGTGCCGCAATGGGATTTAGTTTTCTGCCCAATCTAACCTTATTTTTTAGCGGTCAGTGGTTCTTGCTAATAAACAACCAAATTGGGTTAATATTCTTTTCCCCGTTATTGACCCACTTTTTTCTTACATACCCGATTAAATTTGACTCTAAGTACCGTAAGAAAATAATTGCTTTTATTTACCTTTTTGTTATCCTATTGACTATACTTACCGTTGCTTTTACTACTGCTGATTTTATGCTCTTTGTTACTATGCTTAATGCAACTTTGATTGTATACTTCTTCTTTGGTTTGGTTTTCTTTCTCCTTTCATATAGAAAGCTTACAATTCTAAAAGAAGATCAACTTAAAAAACCAATTAAGGTCATCCTTAGGGGAATTTTGCTTGGAACCGCCGGATTTCTTTATTTATATCTTGTACCCAAAATATTTCCGGTAAACTGGCTGATAAATAATAACACATTAATAATTATTCCTGCCGCACTGGTGCTTGCTATACCTGTTTCATTCGGATATTCGATCTTTAGATATAAGATCCTTGACACAGAGTTTATTGTAAAAAGAAGTATTGTTTTTGGAATTATCACGGGGTTTGTTGTAATTCTATATCTGGTGCTGGTTTTTATTATCGAGAACCTTTTATCTAAGTACTTAACTGAGAATAAACAGTTAATTACAATATCTCTTATTGTTATTGTAACTTTTACGTTCGATTTCGTAAATAAAAGAGTAAGAAATTTCGTAGAAAAGCAGTTTTATAGGGAAAGGTATAACTATAGAAAATCGCTCTTACAGTTCTCGGAGGAACTCCCATATTTAAACGACATCGATGAGATAATAAATAAGGTAGGAAGTGCCGTAAAGGACACAATAAGAGTTAAAAATCTAAACATATGGATAAAAGACCAGGATAAAATGCAAACAAACGGACACGGAAATATATATGACATGTCGTTCTCATATCTTTATAAAAATGATTTTGATCCAAAATTCCTCAATGATATTAACCTCGTTAATGAAAAAGTACCTACTGAATACATAGACCTGTTTAAAGAAAATAAAATAGTTTTATCTGTCCCCATCGTTTTAAAAGGAAAGCTCAAAGGATCCCTTAACTTTGGAGAAAAGATGTCTGACAAATCTTACTCTGACGAAGACATAGACCTGCTCCAATCCCTGGCATCGCAATGTGCCGTTGCCCTCGAAAATTCCAGGCTCCAGCACGAGGAAATATATAAACAAGAAATAGAAGAAGAGCTGGAGATTGCTTATAAAATACAATCCGATCTTTTACCGGCAGGTGACACCACTTTCAACGGTTTGGACATATCTGCTTCATCCAGACCGGCAAAATCGATTGGAGGTGACTTCTATGACCTGATAAAGCTTAGTGATACAAAATTACTAGTTGTCGTAGCGGATGTATCCGGTAAAGGTATCCCCGCTGCGCTTTATATGTCAAAAGTACAGGCAATGATTCAGTTTGCTGCGGGGCTCAATGAATCCCCGAGGAAAATCCTTCTGGAAGTAAACAAACAAATAATAGACACTCTTGATAAAAAGAATTTCATCACTACGATAATGGCTCTCTTTGACCTGGAGAATAAAAAGGTAACTATCAGTAGAGCAGGACACAATCCCCTGCTTATATATAAAAATGGTTCGATAAATCCGCTTGACTTGCACGGGATAGGGTTAGGCGTTGGTACACAGGCATTGTTTGAGCATACTCTTGAAGAAAAAACCCTCCCCATAGAAAAAGACAATATATTCGTTTTCTACTCTGACGGGCTGTCCGAAGCTATGGATAAACAAAGGGAACTATATGGCATAAATAGGATTGCTGGGATAATAGAAAGTCACACTGAAAGTACATCCGAGAATCTAAAAAATACTATTCTGAACTCTATTGATTCTTTCAAAGGGGACTCAGAGCAATTCGATGACGAGACGATTGTTGTTGTAAAAATAAAATAA
- a CDS encoding patatin-like phospholipase family protein — protein MIRSLKILFSIVLLIILTTPRLFPQSPGTDSSVSIVELDLRQPHYLDSLNFNIFPMKYNKKKIGLVLSGGGARGISQIGVLKVFEDNDIDVDLIVGTSIGSIVGGLYSSGYTSNELNSVFNKINWNDVISLSDKNERRNLFLEQKKVQDKSLLTISLDGFKPVLPSSVSSGQQVTEMLNVLAFNSKYKSPHSFADLKYNFAAVSTNIDDGNQVVITSGSLTEAMKASSTVPILFSPTKVNGKNLVDGGLTANIPVDVAKKLGADLTIVVNSTSPLRNPDDLADPLNTVDQVLSISLAKLNELQLDKADIVITPDLGNMGNSDYSNVNLLIKKGEQSVLQQIDVIKNTIDSLELTTSKYFNNFITNPKVILDSPYLSDSITNIVMESSEKDFVRFTEIEKNLKILYKTGYYQKVWAEIYRDNVGAKIKYFFKNNPVLEKVTVNQDYNFLQPVIDNFGRDYLGRVVNSVGAYKFYDELLHSLRENGYSLVNIDRFFLDDNGQLEIRFSNGKASRIELTGNSVTNDDVIKRELTIEKGKVVFNNEVEQSLNNIYSTNLFRQVTLDAIPKKDLNTIKVNVVERSPRNLRLAGRVDNEHKVQVLLDLRDENIFGNGNEIGLTAIGGVRDRLYSVQFRSNRFFNTLFTYNLTAFFKYNDVNLYQESINSQENTFEIENTAEYREERIGVSFLIGTQLQRQGILFSQVILEDLDLRYIKGSGNLVSDDRVLKLKVGGSIDSQDKIPFPNEGSLIDFYYETAQESIGSDIGFSKLFINFEHYFPIGKYNNLRPRLIFGFADKTTPVQDQFSMGGQNSFFGMYEDELKGNQIFTASLEYRFNSPVKLFFDTYLKLRYDLGRVWENTEAVRFKDLRHGLGATLAFDTPIGEASFSVGKTFLIQKGLNKDSFIFGPYVFYYSIGYNF, from the coding sequence TTGATTAGATCTCTGAAAATATTATTTTCAATAGTTTTACTTATTATCCTTACAACACCACGGCTTTTCCCGCAGTCGCCCGGCACAGATTCGTCTGTTAGTATCGTCGAGTTAGATCTCCGACAGCCTCACTACCTGGACAGCCTCAACTTCAATATATTTCCAATGAAATATAACAAGAAGAAGATCGGTCTGGTATTGAGCGGCGGCGGAGCAAGAGGGATTTCCCAGATAGGAGTGTTAAAGGTTTTTGAGGATAATGATATCGACGTAGATCTTATTGTCGGAACAAGTATAGGAAGTATTGTCGGCGGTTTATATTCCTCCGGATACACTTCCAATGAACTTAATTCGGTGTTCAACAAGATAAACTGGAACGATGTCATTTCCCTATCGGATAAAAACGAGAGACGCAATCTTTTTCTCGAACAAAAAAAAGTGCAGGACAAGAGCTTACTTACTATCTCACTTGATGGATTCAAACCCGTACTTCCCTCATCGGTATCGAGCGGACAGCAGGTAACTGAGATGCTGAACGTACTGGCATTTAACTCAAAATACAAATCGCCCCATAGCTTTGCCGACCTCAAATATAATTTTGCTGCAGTATCTACTAATATCGACGATGGAAACCAGGTTGTCATAACATCGGGTAGCCTAACCGAAGCCATGAAAGCGTCTTCTACAGTCCCAATTCTGTTCTCCCCGACAAAGGTTAATGGGAAAAATCTAGTTGATGGCGGACTTACTGCAAATATTCCGGTTGATGTAGCGAAAAAATTGGGGGCTGACCTTACCATTGTAGTTAATTCTACCAGCCCCCTTAGAAATCCTGACGATCTTGCTGACCCGCTTAATACGGTGGACCAGGTACTTTCCATTTCTCTTGCAAAGCTCAATGAACTCCAGCTCGACAAAGCCGATATTGTCATCACACCCGATCTTGGAAATATGGGAAATTCCGATTACTCGAATGTAAATCTTCTTATCAAAAAAGGCGAACAGTCAGTACTTCAGCAAATTGACGTAATAAAGAATACAATTGATTCGCTCGAACTTACTACGTCGAAATACTTCAATAACTTCATTACGAATCCAAAAGTTATACTTGACTCACCTTACCTTTCCGATAGCATAACTAATATCGTGATGGAATCATCCGAAAAAGATTTCGTAAGATTCACTGAAATAGAAAAAAACCTAAAGATTCTCTATAAAACTGGATATTATCAAAAAGTATGGGCAGAAATATACCGCGATAATGTTGGTGCAAAGATCAAATACTTTTTTAAAAATAACCCGGTTCTAGAAAAGGTTACTGTTAATCAGGATTATAACTTTCTACAACCCGTTATTGATAATTTTGGAAGAGATTATCTCGGTCGTGTCGTTAATTCCGTAGGTGCGTATAAATTCTATGATGAGCTCCTTCACAGTCTCCGCGAAAACGGTTACAGCCTGGTTAATATAGATAGATTTTTTCTTGATGATAACGGTCAACTTGAGATCAGATTTTCAAACGGCAAAGCATCAAGAATAGAATTAACCGGTAACAGTGTTACAAATGATGATGTAATAAAGCGCGAACTCACAATAGAAAAAGGGAAAGTTGTTTTTAATAACGAGGTAGAGCAAAGCCTGAATAATATTTATAGTACTAACCTCTTCAGACAGGTTACTCTGGACGCAATACCTAAAAAGGATCTAAACACGATCAAAGTAAATGTCGTTGAAAGAAGCCCCCGCAATCTCCGTCTTGCAGGTAGAGTAGATAACGAACACAAAGTGCAGGTGCTCTTAGATCTCCGGGATGAAAACATCTTTGGTAATGGAAATGAAATAGGTTTAACCGCAATCGGTGGTGTCAGAGACCGCCTCTACAGCGTTCAATTCAGGTCTAATCGCTTCTTTAATACATTATTCACATATAACTTAACTGCTTTTTTTAAGTATAATGATGTTAACCTTTACCAGGAAAGCATCAATTCTCAGGAAAATACATTTGAGATCGAAAACACTGCTGAATACCGTGAAGAAAGAATAGGAGTAAGCTTCCTTATAGGAACACAATTGCAGAGACAGGGCATTCTTTTCTCACAGGTAATTCTGGAAGATCTGGACCTCAGATATATAAAGGGTTCGGGAAATCTTGTCAGTGATGACAGGGTACTAAAACTTAAGGTTGGAGGCAGTATTGATTCACAGGATAAAATACCCTTCCCTAATGAAGGATCACTTATTGACTTCTACTACGAAACCGCACAGGAAAGTATTGGAAGCGATATTGGCTTTTCCAAACTATTTATTAACTTTGAACATTACTTCCCCATTGGAAAGTACAACAACCTGAGACCAAGACTTATATTTGGATTCGCAGACAAAACCACACCGGTTCAGGATCAATTCTCTATGGGAGGACAAAATTCATTCTTCGGAATGTACGAGGATGAGCTTAAAGGAAACCAGATCTTCACAGCATCACTTGAATACCGCTTCAATTCTCCGGTTAAACTTTTCTTCGATACCTACCTGAAGCTTAGATATGATCTGGGGCGTGTCTGGGAAAATACAGAAGCGGTTCGCTTCAAAGACCTTCGTCATGGACTCGGTGCCACACTCGCATTTGACACTCCAATTGGGGAAGCCAGCTTTTCTGTTGGTAAAACGTTCCTCATACAAAAGGGACTAAATAAGGATTCTTTTATCTTTGGTCCATATGTGTTCTATTATTCGATTGGATATAATTTCTAA
- a CDS encoding sodium:solute symporter family protein, translating to MISFSVFDYIIIGLYFVIVLYVGLRTKSSDKSTVDYLVAGRVLTLPAFVATLVSTFYGGVLGVGEFTYRFGISSWFLNAFPYYFFIVIFAFFLSRKIRKTELFTIPDKLEQTYGKKVGLFGAILIFFLVTPAPYLLMLGIITQVIFGIPLFWAMIICLLFSIVYLFKGGLLADVRVNIVEFIIMFAGFGLILPFCFFELGGLDYLKTNLPTESLSLTGGNSLQYMLVWFFIGAWALVDPSFHQRCYAAKNGSIAKNGVLISLIFWFIFDFLTTTAGLYARADLPNIDNPAMSYPLLADKILPPIAKGLFFTGMIATIMSTLHSYIFISATTLGNDIIPRIKHTGNRLNEYSKIGIIITSVVSILIVIWIPSVVNIWYTVGSIIIPALLISIISSYTKRFTISPAFILGAMIASFSISLICMLYGQFNLIDGYASYPFDIEPMYPGLFVGIIIYSIGFIIQNINRKPELAGT from the coding sequence ATGATAAGCTTTTCGGTCTTCGATTACATTATAATCGGGCTCTATTTTGTCATCGTCCTGTATGTTGGACTAAGAACAAAATCATCCGATAAAAGCACTGTAGATTACCTGGTCGCTGGAAGAGTTTTAACACTACCCGCTTTCGTTGCCACATTAGTATCTACTTTTTACGGAGGGGTATTGGGAGTCGGCGAATTCACATATAGATTTGGTATCTCCAGTTGGTTCCTTAACGCATTCCCTTACTACTTTTTCATAGTCATCTTTGCATTTTTCCTCTCGCGTAAAATAAGAAAGACCGAATTGTTTACTATCCCGGATAAACTAGAGCAGACATACGGTAAAAAGGTAGGTCTCTTTGGAGCAATACTAATCTTCTTTTTAGTTACACCGGCGCCATACCTGCTCATGCTAGGTATCATTACTCAGGTTATATTTGGCATCCCCTTATTCTGGGCAATGATTATCTGCCTCTTATTTTCGATCGTATATCTTTTCAAAGGAGGATTGTTAGCTGACGTGCGTGTAAATATTGTCGAATTTATTATTATGTTTGCTGGATTTGGGTTAATTCTTCCGTTTTGCTTTTTTGAGTTAGGTGGGCTTGACTATCTCAAAACAAATCTCCCGACAGAATCACTCAGTCTGACCGGGGGAAATTCACTCCAATATATGCTTGTATGGTTCTTCATAGGAGCTTGGGCACTGGTGGATCCATCATTTCACCAGAGATGCTACGCTGCGAAAAATGGCTCTATCGCAAAAAACGGAGTACTTATTTCACTGATATTTTGGTTTATTTTTGATTTTTTAACTACAACTGCGGGGCTATATGCGAGGGCGGATTTACCAAATATAGACAATCCTGCGATGTCATACCCCCTCCTTGCCGATAAAATATTGCCCCCTATTGCAAAAGGTTTGTTTTTTACCGGAATGATAGCGACGATTATGTCAACTTTGCATTCATACATTTTTATTTCAGCCACTACTCTGGGAAACGACATTATTCCGAGAATTAAACATACAGGCAACAGACTTAATGAATATTCAAAGATAGGAATTATTATTACGTCAGTTGTTTCTATACTTATAGTGATATGGATACCCTCGGTTGTCAATATTTGGTACACAGTTGGAAGCATAATTATACCTGCCCTACTGATTAGCATCATTTCATCTTATACTAAGAGATTTACGATCTCGCCGGCTTTTATTCTGGGAGCGATGATAGCTTCATTTAGTATTTCGTTGATCTGCATGCTCTATGGTCAGTTTAACTTAATTGATGGTTACGCTAGTTATCCATTCGATATTGAACCAATGTATCCCGGTTTATTTGTTGGAATTATTATCTATTCCATAGGATTTATTATTCAAAATATTAATAGAAAGCCTGAACTTGCTGGAACTTGA
- a CDS encoding thiamine diphosphokinase, protein MKSNNAIIFLNGDMPRIKVARKYVKKDSLIICADGGANKISKFRLNPDLIIGDMDSIDSARLKDLTKKNTRVIKIKEQETTDFEKCLMFCLKNNLKDLIVFGGASPRADHTLNNYSVMKRYSKKLDISMVDDTLEISFINRNIRFNYKKGELVSLLPLPKAFKVKTKGLKYPLNNEDLEFGTREGTLNVSSASNVSVSFEKGALLLFKQHFL, encoded by the coding sequence ATGAAAAGTAATAATGCCATAATATTTCTAAATGGGGATATGCCCCGTATTAAAGTTGCACGGAAGTATGTGAAAAAAGATTCGCTTATCATCTGTGCAGATGGTGGTGCAAATAAGATCTCAAAATTTCGCCTGAATCCTGACCTTATCATAGGCGATATGGACTCCATCGATTCAGCGAGGTTAAAGGATTTAACGAAGAAAAACACCCGTGTTATCAAAATAAAAGAGCAGGAAACCACCGATTTCGAAAAATGCCTGATGTTTTGCCTGAAAAATAATCTTAAAGATTTAATCGTATTCGGGGGCGCGAGCCCAAGAGCAGACCATACCCTCAATAACTACAGCGTTATGAAACGCTATTCCAAAAAACTCGATATTTCAATGGTGGACGACACCTTAGAAATATCCTTTATCAACCGTAATATCAGGTTTAACTACAAAAAGGGTGAGTTGGTTTCTCTACTTCCGCTTCCAAAAGCATTTAAAGTTAAAACAAAAGGATTGAAATATCCGCTGAACAATGAAGATCTGGAATTCGGCACTCGTGAAGGCACTCTAAATGTATCTTCGGCATCTAATGTGTCTGTTTCGTTTGAAAAAGGTGCGCTTTTGCTTTTTAAACAACATTTTCTGTGA
- a CDS encoding BatA domain-containing protein, with product MSFINPLILFGLAAVSVPILIHLFNLRKVQKVEFSTLMFIKELQKTKLKRIKLKQLILLLLRCLAIVFLVFAFAKPVFKGFGGSSSGQKTLIIFLDDSFSMNVSDSKGLYFDQSRDAVKKILDNYKENDEVYFIPTSAVKMKDKKIFFDSFQDIVDTLEKLGFSDKSASMDEVTLLANELLKTSKNLTKDVFVVSDFQKSNFTAESKNTLIEKIPDANIYLVNVGDRDPNNLSVDDFEVVSKIIDKDRTAKLRVNLNNHTKFNVSNKVLSLYVDGNKVNERVVDAGSLSKKEVEFEFKPNKTGNVNGYIELAQSDPQDDELINDNRIYFSLYIPEEFNVLMISENPDEGKFVEAALLSAENLLSDSTYERDKFVKLDHESNLDGDLSSYDLIFVTGKRSFSEDEAVKLKNFAEGGGGVFIFPTEDIDVNNYNDVLLSKLNSMRIAGLQSVSGDGDNQLAFEKMDFEHPLLSEVFKNSNLSITSENMNVESPKIRNYYELSRGSNANTIISLNNKKDFLIETNVGDGKVVLSSVPADLSYSNFPLKSLFAPLIIRSVFYLGNNYDYKRGYTVGDINIINTRNLRSVKDLITPSDETVEFPESIPAGDYFTLPYNSHTDIAGIYTFSDSAGNKFSFSLNKSPIESILEKDNESEIVEYSNGKGFENVGIITDINELQYKINEARVGKDLTFYFLLAALACVAAEMFLSRKMQDS from the coding sequence ATGAGTTTTATAAATCCATTAATATTATTTGGTTTAGCAGCAGTTTCCGTCCCCATACTAATTCATCTTTTTAATCTCAGAAAGGTGCAAAAAGTTGAATTTAGTACTTTAATGTTCATAAAAGAACTACAGAAGACTAAATTAAAGAGAATAAAGCTAAAACAATTGATACTGCTTCTGTTGAGATGTTTGGCAATAGTATTTCTTGTTTTTGCCTTTGCTAAACCGGTATTCAAGGGATTTGGAGGTAGTAGTTCAGGACAGAAGACGTTGATAATATTTTTGGATGATTCATTTAGTATGAATGTGAGTGATAGTAAGGGTCTGTACTTCGACCAGTCGAGGGATGCCGTGAAGAAAATACTGGACAACTATAAGGAGAACGATGAAGTATATTTTATCCCGACTTCGGCTGTAAAGATGAAGGATAAAAAGATCTTTTTTGACAGCTTCCAGGATATTGTAGATACACTTGAGAAGCTTGGATTTTCGGATAAATCAGCTTCAATGGATGAAGTGACTCTCCTGGCAAATGAATTACTTAAAACAAGTAAGAATCTCACAAAGGATGTTTTTGTAGTATCGGATTTCCAGAAGAGCAACTTCACTGCCGAGAGCAAAAATACTCTCATCGAAAAGATTCCAGATGCTAATATATACTTAGTAAATGTCGGAGACAGGGACCCGAATAATCTGTCAGTAGATGATTTTGAGGTTGTATCGAAGATCATAGATAAAGACAGAACTGCAAAGCTGAGGGTAAATCTTAACAATCACACAAAGTTTAATGTGTCAAATAAAGTTTTATCATTATATGTCGATGGCAACAAAGTAAATGAGAGGGTAGTGGATGCAGGATCACTTTCTAAGAAGGAGGTTGAATTCGAGTTTAAACCTAACAAAACAGGAAATGTAAACGGGTATATCGAGCTTGCACAGAGCGATCCGCAGGACGATGAGCTAATTAATGATAACCGTATATATTTCTCGCTTTACATTCCGGAAGAGTTTAATGTGCTGATGATATCAGAAAATCCAGATGAAGGGAAATTCGTCGAGGCGGCTTTGCTTTCTGCGGAGAATCTGCTTTCCGATTCAACTTATGAACGTGACAAGTTTGTCAAACTTGATCATGAGAGCAATCTTGACGGAGACCTTAGCTCGTACGACCTTATTTTTGTAACCGGGAAAAGATCTTTTTCGGAGGATGAAGCAGTAAAACTCAAAAACTTTGCTGAAGGTGGAGGCGGTGTATTTATATTCCCAACAGAGGATATCGATGTAAATAATTACAACGACGTATTGTTGTCGAAACTAAACTCCATGAGGATTGCCGGGCTTCAATCTGTTTCGGGGGATGGAGATAATCAGCTTGCATTTGAGAAGATGGATTTTGAGCATCCATTATTATCAGAGGTTTTTAAAAACTCAAATCTCTCTATAACATCAGAGAATATGAACGTGGAGTCTCCTAAAATAAGAAACTACTATGAGCTCTCAAGAGGAAGTAATGCAAACACAATTATATCGCTAAATAATAAAAAAGATTTTTTAATAGAAACAAATGTTGGCGATGGGAAAGTGGTACTGTCTTCAGTACCAGCAGATCTGAGCTATTCCAATTTTCCTTTGAAATCTCTTTTTGCACCGCTTATAATAAGGAGCGTATTTTATCTCGGGAATAATTATGATTACAAAAGAGGCTATACTGTTGGAGATATAAATATAATAAATACAAGGAATCTCCGCTCTGTAAAAGATCTTATTACTCCTAGTGACGAGACTGTCGAATTTCCTGAGAGTATCCCAGCCGGGGATTATTTTACACTTCCTTATAACAGCCATACTGACATTGCCGGTATTTATACATTCTCTGATTCAGCTGGGAACAAATTCTCTTTTTCTTTGAATAAATCACCTATAGAAAGTATTTTAGAAAAAGATAATGAAAGTGAAATAGTTGAGTATTCAAATGGAAAAGGTTTTGAAAATGTGGGAATTATTACTGATATCAATGAGTTACAATATAAAATAAATGAAGCTAGGGTAGGAAAAGACCTTACTTTTTATTTTTTACTGGCTGCGCTAGCTTGTGTAGCCGCCGAGATGTTCCTTTCTAGAAAGATGCAAGATAGCTAA
- a CDS encoding DUF885 domain-containing protein encodes MNNSENFKSFSEKFLKSYFDLHPGTAVYLGLHEYDGIIPDFSEEGLNKSVELFSQFLDELNNFDYNELSQSEKIDYDIIKWTLEQYDFDILELKAHKNNPMAYTFVFGILNMIMGKEYAPYETRVRSVFKIMTQIPRVFEQAKANLNEVVPSIFCDYAKRFCTGYINFFEHDLRKTIEENGNEELLTDYKRHIDVTTAAFRDYIEFIENKLVPKADNSFPIGAEKFEKMLRLSELIDMPLPEIKEMGLDELESLKKRMNDLIVHHDLLGKLDSIEDEHPTEENLISETEDTLLELTEFIKEKDIIDVPEKLNCKVIEMPEFMNIGFAAMGTAGPFEDTDESFYYVALPGKEWAQDKKDEWLSLFNYPTLKLISIHEAFPGHYIHLMTSYEKASKISNVFMSYSFIEGWAHYTEEMMIDEGFDLDDPKVRYAQLKEALIRCCRYLVAIGLHTEGMTIDEATEFFMKNAHMNETTARSEAERGTYDPGYINYTLGKILMKRLRDNFFKKYNGEYTLKDFHNRVTSIGAPPFKIAEKIILNGN; translated from the coding sequence ATGAATAATTCAGAAAACTTCAAATCATTTAGTGAAAAATTTTTAAAATCATATTTTGACCTTCACCCAGGAACAGCTGTTTATCTTGGACTCCATGAATATGATGGTATAATACCTGATTTCTCCGAAGAGGGTTTAAACAAATCTGTTGAACTATTTAGTCAATTCCTGGATGAACTAAATAATTTTGATTACAATGAATTGAGTCAATCCGAAAAGATTGATTATGACATAATAAAATGGACACTGGAGCAATACGATTTTGATATATTAGAGCTTAAAGCTCATAAAAATAACCCAATGGCTTACACATTTGTTTTCGGTATTCTAAATATGATAATGGGAAAGGAATATGCGCCTTACGAAACCCGTGTTCGCTCGGTATTCAAAATAATGACACAGATCCCAAGAGTATTTGAACAAGCAAAAGCTAATCTAAATGAGGTGGTTCCGTCCATATTTTGCGATTATGCTAAACGTTTCTGTACAGGATATATTAATTTCTTCGAGCATGATCTAAGAAAAACGATCGAAGAGAATGGTAATGAAGAGTTACTAACCGATTATAAGAGACATATTGATGTTACAACCGCCGCCTTCCGGGATTATATAGAATTCATCGAGAATAAGCTCGTTCCCAAAGCAGATAATAGCTTCCCTATCGGAGCAGAAAAGTTCGAAAAGATGCTAAGGCTGTCTGAATTAATAGATATGCCGCTGCCGGAAATCAAAGAAATGGGATTAGACGAACTGGAATCACTAAAGAAGAGGATGAATGATCTTATTGTTCATCATGATCTGCTTGGCAAGCTTGATTCAATCGAAGATGAGCATCCGACCGAAGAAAATCTTATCTCCGAAACGGAAGATACCCTCCTAGAACTGACAGAATTTATTAAAGAAAAAGATATCATTGACGTTCCGGAAAAACTTAACTGTAAAGTCATAGAGATGCCTGAGTTTATGAATATAGGCTTCGCCGCTATGGGTACTGCTGGTCCATTCGAGGATACGGATGAATCATTTTACTATGTTGCTCTACCTGGTAAAGAATGGGCTCAGGATAAGAAAGACGAGTGGTTATCACTTTTTAACTACCCGACTCTTAAACTTATTTCTATACATGAAGCCTTCCCGGGGCATTACATACATTTAATGACTTCATACGAAAAGGCATCAAAAATATCCAATGTGTTCATGAGTTATTCTTTCATCGAGGGATGGGCGCACTATACGGAGGAAATGATGATAGATGAGGGATTCGATCTGGATGACCCTAAAGTACGATACGCTCAGCTCAAAGAAGCATTGATCAGATGCTGTAGATACCTGGTAGCTATCGGGTTACACACTGAAGGAATGACAATTGATGAAGCGACGGAATTCTTTATGAAAAACGCACACATGAACGAAACCACCGCACGATCTGAAGCAGAAAGAGGTACATACGACCCCGGCTATATTAATTATACTCTGGGTAAGATACTTATGAAAAGATTAAGAGATAATTTCTTTAAGAAGTATAACGGAGAGTACACACTAAAGGATTTTCACAATAGGGTGACCTCTATTGGAGCCCCGCCATTCAAAATTGCGGAAAAAATCATACTAAATGGAAATTAA